One window of the Diospyros lotus cultivar Yz01 chromosome 12, ASM1463336v1, whole genome shotgun sequence genome contains the following:
- the LOC127786866 gene encoding uncharacterized protein LOC127786866 isoform X4 has protein sequence MLAAQHFVCSGSKEVFLSKFKSCTAFIMEFLQIQCIFCQNSESKKLLSRSQNGLLNDCPRPEESAVSGSATENVKEVNLKLPWEMMEKKLMDASKASELGGNSESRFIKFERDQAKRPLSLYAIAEGPRFRLLWASFQWLKKEVDSLSGMSITVSSNGWSTVFFNVIQNSCQPIYMAWLEKELCLKSIKSDKEILSLMVEKLMGDTTIMQNIRSSGKEDLYAELAQFLTFGSLSREDSCYNCSLFTQHGIAILEDFIITLADGIASVYLELISVDSNISNEISRVGLTMCTLSTRELQKLRNEVALNQWLHRNMEAVISMYEDRLDLCMIQRQIVEVPSENKTEKFSWWKKLTLRESRSESSPLYSVVIGWISITVKRTKELRALAGWRYYFSLFLELADITMPLVRTIFAKVSDAISFFLVCLIGRSLGLIYSGIRQSLQWK, from the exons ATGCTTGCTGCCCAACATTTCGTATGCTCGGGCTCAAAG GAAGTGTTCCTATCGAAGTTCAAGAGTTGCACTGCTTTCATCATGGAATTCTTGCAAATTCAGTGCATTTTCTGTCAAAATTCTGAAA GTAAGAAGTTGCTTTCAAGATCCCAAAATGGCTTGCTGAATGACTGTCCGCGACCTGAAGAATCTGCAGTTTCTGGTAG TGCTACTGAGAATGTTAAGGAAGTCAACTTAAAGCTTCCCTGGGAGATGATGGAAAAGAAACTTATGGATGCCTCTAAAGCAAGTGAACTAGGAGGTAATTCGGAAAGcagatttataaaatttgaacgAGACCAGGCAAAACGACCTTTAAGTTTGTATGCTATTGCTGAGGGTCCCAGGTTTCGCTTGCTGTGGGCTTCTTTTCAGTGGCTGAAGAAAGAG GTGGACAGCCTCTCTGGAATGTCCATAACTGTAAGCTCAAATGGTTGGTCAACGGTTTTCTTTAATGTTATCCAGAATTCATGTCAGCCTATATACATGGCTTGGCTGGAAAAAGAGCTTTGCTTGAAAAGCATAAAATCTGATAAG GAAATTCTTTCTTTAATGGTTGAGAAGTTAATGGGAGATACGACTATAATGCAAAATATCAGAAGTTCAGGGAAGGAGGATCTTTATGCTGAATTAGCACAATTTCTTACATTTGGTTCTCTCAG CAGGGAGGATAGCTGTTATAATTGTAGCTTGTTTACTCAGCATGGAATTGCCATATTAGAGGATTTCATTATTACACTAGCTGATGGGATAGCAAGTGTGTATTTGGAACTTATTTCGGTTGAcagtaatatttcaaatgaaataagtcGTGTTGGTTTGACGATGTGTACCTTATCAACCCGGGAACTTCAGAAATTACGCAATGAG GTGGCACTGAATCAATGGTTGCATCGGAACATGGAGGCAGTTATATCAATGTACGAAGATAGGCTTGACCTTTGCATGATTCAGAGGCAAATTGTTGAGGTACCAAGCGAAAACAAGACTGAAAAGTTTAGCTGGTGGAAGAAGCTAACGCTAAGGGAATCCAGATCAGAGTCATCTCCATTATATTCTGTTGTGATTGGTTGGATCTCCATAACTGTTAAACGGACCAAGGAGTTAAGGGCATTGGCTGGGTG GAGGTACTACTTCAGTCTCTTTCTTGAGTTAGCTGATATTACAATGCCGTTGGTTAGAACCATTTTTGCTAAAGTCAGTGATGCCATCTCATTCTTCCTTGTGTGCTTGATTGGACGGTCACTAGGACTTATCTACAGTGGGATAAGGCAGTCCCTGCAATGGAAGTGA
- the LOC127786750 gene encoding CLAVATA3/ESR (CLE)-related protein TDIF-like: MDIDLLWAIGGWLILLLPANCMATLKSSSSSSSLFQTPTAKPHPFLLFLGLLFVLLVLVHSADPLKPSMAAAGPVPSASSPMNLHRKNSHKSHTSSSSSTTSTPPSARWKFEAGAHEVPSGPNPISNRLAVWEKELKGSGGVRSELCFALLWV, from the exons ATGGATATTGATCTCCTCTGGGCTATTGGGGGGTGgctaattcttcttcttccagctaATTGCATGGCAACGCtcaaatcttcttcttcatcgtcATCACTCTTCCAAACCCCAACAGCCAAACCTCACCCTTTCCTCCTCTTCCTCGGCCTCCTCTTCGTCCTCCTCGTCCTCGTCCACTCTGCAGATCCTCTGAAGCCCTCCATGGCCGCCGCCGGCCCCGTCCCGTCCGCTAGCTCCCCCATGAACTTGCACCGCAAGAACAGCCACAAGTCACACACTTCGTCGTCGTCGTCAACTACTAGTACTCCTCCTTCGGCTCGCTGGAAGTTTGAAGCCGGCGCCCACGAAGTTCCGAGCGGCCCCAACCCCATATCCAACCG CTTAGCTGTTTGGGAGAAGGAATTAAAAGGCAGTGGTGGTGTCAGATCTgagctttgctttgctttgctttgggTATGA
- the LOC127786866 gene encoding uncharacterized protein LOC127786866 isoform X3, with product MLAAQHFVCSGSKEVFLSKFKSCTAFIMEFLQIQCIFCQNSENQALLVASIFLTSLAGVVPGKKLLSRSQNGLLNDCPRPEESAVSGSATENVKEVNLKLPWEMMEKKLMDASKASELGGNSESRFIKFERDQAKRPLSLYAIAEGPRFRLLWASFQWLKKEVDSLSGMSITVSSNGWSTVFFNVIQNSCQPIYMAWLEKELCLKSIKSDKEILSLMVEKLMGDTTIMQNIRSSGKEDLYAELAQFLTFGSLSREDSCYNCSLFTQHGIAILEDFIITLADGIASVYLELISVDSNISNEISRVGLTMCTLSTRELQKLRNEVALNQWLHRNMEAVISMYEDRLDLCMIQRQIVEVPSENKTEKFSWWKKLTLRESRSESSPLYSVVIGWISITVKRTKELRALAGWRYYFSLFLELADITMPLVRTIFAKVSDAISFFLVCLIGRSLGLIYSGIRQSLQWK from the exons ATGCTTGCTGCCCAACATTTCGTATGCTCGGGCTCAAAG GAAGTGTTCCTATCGAAGTTCAAGAGTTGCACTGCTTTCATCATGGAATTCTTGCAAATTCAGTGCATTTTCTGTCAAAATTCTGAAA ATCAAGCACTTTTAGTGGCCAGTATATTTCTTACTTCATTGGCTGGGGTGGTACCAGGTAAGAAGTTGCTTTCAAGATCCCAAAATGGCTTGCTGAATGACTGTCCGCGACCTGAAGAATCTGCAGTTTCTGGTAG TGCTACTGAGAATGTTAAGGAAGTCAACTTAAAGCTTCCCTGGGAGATGATGGAAAAGAAACTTATGGATGCCTCTAAAGCAAGTGAACTAGGAGGTAATTCGGAAAGcagatttataaaatttgaacgAGACCAGGCAAAACGACCTTTAAGTTTGTATGCTATTGCTGAGGGTCCCAGGTTTCGCTTGCTGTGGGCTTCTTTTCAGTGGCTGAAGAAAGAG GTGGACAGCCTCTCTGGAATGTCCATAACTGTAAGCTCAAATGGTTGGTCAACGGTTTTCTTTAATGTTATCCAGAATTCATGTCAGCCTATATACATGGCTTGGCTGGAAAAAGAGCTTTGCTTGAAAAGCATAAAATCTGATAAG GAAATTCTTTCTTTAATGGTTGAGAAGTTAATGGGAGATACGACTATAATGCAAAATATCAGAAGTTCAGGGAAGGAGGATCTTTATGCTGAATTAGCACAATTTCTTACATTTGGTTCTCTCAG CAGGGAGGATAGCTGTTATAATTGTAGCTTGTTTACTCAGCATGGAATTGCCATATTAGAGGATTTCATTATTACACTAGCTGATGGGATAGCAAGTGTGTATTTGGAACTTATTTCGGTTGAcagtaatatttcaaatgaaataagtcGTGTTGGTTTGACGATGTGTACCTTATCAACCCGGGAACTTCAGAAATTACGCAATGAG GTGGCACTGAATCAATGGTTGCATCGGAACATGGAGGCAGTTATATCAATGTACGAAGATAGGCTTGACCTTTGCATGATTCAGAGGCAAATTGTTGAGGTACCAAGCGAAAACAAGACTGAAAAGTTTAGCTGGTGGAAGAAGCTAACGCTAAGGGAATCCAGATCAGAGTCATCTCCATTATATTCTGTTGTGATTGGTTGGATCTCCATAACTGTTAAACGGACCAAGGAGTTAAGGGCATTGGCTGGGTG GAGGTACTACTTCAGTCTCTTTCTTGAGTTAGCTGATATTACAATGCCGTTGGTTAGAACCATTTTTGCTAAAGTCAGTGATGCCATCTCATTCTTCCTTGTGTGCTTGATTGGACGGTCACTAGGACTTATCTACAGTGGGATAAGGCAGTCCCTGCAATGGAAGTGA
- the LOC127786866 gene encoding uncharacterized protein LOC127786866 isoform X2: MASYVAASSHVKLRVCRNSISNGCLLPNISYARAQRKCSYRSSRVALLSSWNSCKFSAFSVKILKVNPCSDNGSLRHYCMGTLVNTDGTPAFEWVPIVDQALLVASIFLTSLAGVVPGKKLLSRSQNGLLNDCPRPEESAVSGSATENVKEVNLKLPWEMMEKKLMDASKASELGGNSESRFIKFERDQAKRPLSLYAIAEGPRFRLLWASFQWLKKEVDSLSGMSITVSSNGWSTVFFNVIQNSCQPIYMAWLEKELCLKSIKSDKEILSLMVEKLMGDTTIMQNIRSSGKEDLYAELAQFLTFGSLREDSCYNCSLFTQHGIAILEDFIITLADGIASVYLELISVDSNISNEISRVGLTMCTLSTRELQKLRNEVALNQWLHRNMEAVISMYEDRLDLCMIQRQIVEVPSENKTEKFSWWKKLTLRESRSESSPLYSVVIGWISITVKRTKELRALAGWRYYFSLFLELADITMPLVRTIFAKVSDAISFFLVCLIGRSLGLIYSGIRQSLQWK, from the exons ATGGCAAGCTATGTAGCTGCGTCATCACATGTCAAGCTGCGTGTTTGCAGAAATAGTATCTCAAATGGATGCTTGCTGCCCAACATTTCGTATGCTCGGGCTCAAAG GAAGTGTTCCTATCGAAGTTCAAGAGTTGCACTGCTTTCATCATGGAATTCTTGCAAATTCAGTGCATTTTCTGTCAAAATTCTGAAAGTAAATCCTTGCTCTGATAATGGTTCACTGAGACATTATTGCATGGGAACTTTAGTAAATACTGATGGTACCCCAGCTTTTGAATGGGTCCCTATTGTAGATCAAGCACTTTTAGTGGCCAGTATATTTCTTACTTCATTGGCTGGGGTGGTACCAGGTAAGAAGTTGCTTTCAAGATCCCAAAATGGCTTGCTGAATGACTGTCCGCGACCTGAAGAATCTGCAGTTTCTGGTAG TGCTACTGAGAATGTTAAGGAAGTCAACTTAAAGCTTCCCTGGGAGATGATGGAAAAGAAACTTATGGATGCCTCTAAAGCAAGTGAACTAGGAGGTAATTCGGAAAGcagatttataaaatttgaacgAGACCAGGCAAAACGACCTTTAAGTTTGTATGCTATTGCTGAGGGTCCCAGGTTTCGCTTGCTGTGGGCTTCTTTTCAGTGGCTGAAGAAAGAG GTGGACAGCCTCTCTGGAATGTCCATAACTGTAAGCTCAAATGGTTGGTCAACGGTTTTCTTTAATGTTATCCAGAATTCATGTCAGCCTATATACATGGCTTGGCTGGAAAAAGAGCTTTGCTTGAAAAGCATAAAATCTGATAAG GAAATTCTTTCTTTAATGGTTGAGAAGTTAATGGGAGATACGACTATAATGCAAAATATCAGAAGTTCAGGGAAGGAGGATCTTTATGCTGAATTAGCACAATTTCTTACATTTGGTTCTCTCAG GGAGGATAGCTGTTATAATTGTAGCTTGTTTACTCAGCATGGAATTGCCATATTAGAGGATTTCATTATTACACTAGCTGATGGGATAGCAAGTGTGTATTTGGAACTTATTTCGGTTGAcagtaatatttcaaatgaaataagtcGTGTTGGTTTGACGATGTGTACCTTATCAACCCGGGAACTTCAGAAATTACGCAATGAG GTGGCACTGAATCAATGGTTGCATCGGAACATGGAGGCAGTTATATCAATGTACGAAGATAGGCTTGACCTTTGCATGATTCAGAGGCAAATTGTTGAGGTACCAAGCGAAAACAAGACTGAAAAGTTTAGCTGGTGGAAGAAGCTAACGCTAAGGGAATCCAGATCAGAGTCATCTCCATTATATTCTGTTGTGATTGGTTGGATCTCCATAACTGTTAAACGGACCAAGGAGTTAAGGGCATTGGCTGGGTG GAGGTACTACTTCAGTCTCTTTCTTGAGTTAGCTGATATTACAATGCCGTTGGTTAGAACCATTTTTGCTAAAGTCAGTGATGCCATCTCATTCTTCCTTGTGTGCTTGATTGGACGGTCACTAGGACTTATCTACAGTGGGATAAGGCAGTCCCTGCAATGGAAGTGA
- the LOC127786866 gene encoding uncharacterized protein LOC127786866 isoform X1 — protein MASYVAASSHVKLRVCRNSISNGCLLPNISYARAQRKCSYRSSRVALLSSWNSCKFSAFSVKILKVNPCSDNGSLRHYCMGTLVNTDGTPAFEWVPIVDQALLVASIFLTSLAGVVPGKKLLSRSQNGLLNDCPRPEESAVSGSATENVKEVNLKLPWEMMEKKLMDASKASELGGNSESRFIKFERDQAKRPLSLYAIAEGPRFRLLWASFQWLKKEVDSLSGMSITVSSNGWSTVFFNVIQNSCQPIYMAWLEKELCLKSIKSDKEILSLMVEKLMGDTTIMQNIRSSGKEDLYAELAQFLTFGSLSREDSCYNCSLFTQHGIAILEDFIITLADGIASVYLELISVDSNISNEISRVGLTMCTLSTRELQKLRNEVALNQWLHRNMEAVISMYEDRLDLCMIQRQIVEVPSENKTEKFSWWKKLTLRESRSESSPLYSVVIGWISITVKRTKELRALAGWRYYFSLFLELADITMPLVRTIFAKVSDAISFFLVCLIGRSLGLIYSGIRQSLQWK, from the exons ATGGCAAGCTATGTAGCTGCGTCATCACATGTCAAGCTGCGTGTTTGCAGAAATAGTATCTCAAATGGATGCTTGCTGCCCAACATTTCGTATGCTCGGGCTCAAAG GAAGTGTTCCTATCGAAGTTCAAGAGTTGCACTGCTTTCATCATGGAATTCTTGCAAATTCAGTGCATTTTCTGTCAAAATTCTGAAAGTAAATCCTTGCTCTGATAATGGTTCACTGAGACATTATTGCATGGGAACTTTAGTAAATACTGATGGTACCCCAGCTTTTGAATGGGTCCCTATTGTAGATCAAGCACTTTTAGTGGCCAGTATATTTCTTACTTCATTGGCTGGGGTGGTACCAGGTAAGAAGTTGCTTTCAAGATCCCAAAATGGCTTGCTGAATGACTGTCCGCGACCTGAAGAATCTGCAGTTTCTGGTAG TGCTACTGAGAATGTTAAGGAAGTCAACTTAAAGCTTCCCTGGGAGATGATGGAAAAGAAACTTATGGATGCCTCTAAAGCAAGTGAACTAGGAGGTAATTCGGAAAGcagatttataaaatttgaacgAGACCAGGCAAAACGACCTTTAAGTTTGTATGCTATTGCTGAGGGTCCCAGGTTTCGCTTGCTGTGGGCTTCTTTTCAGTGGCTGAAGAAAGAG GTGGACAGCCTCTCTGGAATGTCCATAACTGTAAGCTCAAATGGTTGGTCAACGGTTTTCTTTAATGTTATCCAGAATTCATGTCAGCCTATATACATGGCTTGGCTGGAAAAAGAGCTTTGCTTGAAAAGCATAAAATCTGATAAG GAAATTCTTTCTTTAATGGTTGAGAAGTTAATGGGAGATACGACTATAATGCAAAATATCAGAAGTTCAGGGAAGGAGGATCTTTATGCTGAATTAGCACAATTTCTTACATTTGGTTCTCTCAG CAGGGAGGATAGCTGTTATAATTGTAGCTTGTTTACTCAGCATGGAATTGCCATATTAGAGGATTTCATTATTACACTAGCTGATGGGATAGCAAGTGTGTATTTGGAACTTATTTCGGTTGAcagtaatatttcaaatgaaataagtcGTGTTGGTTTGACGATGTGTACCTTATCAACCCGGGAACTTCAGAAATTACGCAATGAG GTGGCACTGAATCAATGGTTGCATCGGAACATGGAGGCAGTTATATCAATGTACGAAGATAGGCTTGACCTTTGCATGATTCAGAGGCAAATTGTTGAGGTACCAAGCGAAAACAAGACTGAAAAGTTTAGCTGGTGGAAGAAGCTAACGCTAAGGGAATCCAGATCAGAGTCATCTCCATTATATTCTGTTGTGATTGGTTGGATCTCCATAACTGTTAAACGGACCAAGGAGTTAAGGGCATTGGCTGGGTG GAGGTACTACTTCAGTCTCTTTCTTGAGTTAGCTGATATTACAATGCCGTTGGTTAGAACCATTTTTGCTAAAGTCAGTGATGCCATCTCATTCTTCCTTGTGTGCTTGATTGGACGGTCACTAGGACTTATCTACAGTGGGATAAGGCAGTCCCTGCAATGGAAGTGA